Genomic DNA from Gossypium hirsutum isolate 1008001.06 chromosome A01, Gossypium_hirsutum_v2.1, whole genome shotgun sequence:
ctatatataaatatatatatatatatatacataaaaatatacattaatatataataataatagtaatagcaaaaataataaaaatatgagtaatattaataatatattataatacaaaagtaaagtaataacaataggagtgatagtaataataataataatacaaacaataatacatatatatataaaaatagtagtcagaaataaaaaataatagaagtaacaataatgatagtaataatataaataaatatggagagggcatatataatataataatataaataataatatatacatgagaaataataataataatataaataatagtaaaaataataaaataaaaaaataaaacaaagctctccactctttttctccctcttttctaaATCCGGCCGTTGGTCTGGCTTTGCTTCGGTCATGGACCCCCACGGGCCGCCATCAGCGCCACTGTACACGGCGGCCGGacctaaaaaaaacatttttcggtaatgaaaatatgggtaagCTTCTTACTTTTATCTTTCCTTTcgtataaaaaaaagtaaaataaaattgaaaggaaaaccataaacaaacaaagaacttaagatGAGAATGgacaaaagaaacctcttttgctttgatctttgattaatctccaaaaactagcctttccaaaacaaaaaacaacccctattccaaaaaacaaaaaactacCCTCCTCCAAAAAACAAACCTccttcaaaaaacaaaaaaaacacctctcttccaaaaaacaaaaaacaacccCTAAAAAACAaagtcttgaatggcttttatagccaaattttacaaataaattttttgtaaaCAAGTGGAGTGGTTGGGGTGGTTTAAGTGGCCAAGGTGGGTGGCCAACAAgggtggtggagtaggtggccaaggtttttatttatttatttatttatttatttatttatttttgtgtttgggTTGGGCTAGTGTAATGGGATTaggttgggccaaaattgggtttGGGCTTGTAACTGGGTAATGGGCTAGGTTtaatttgggtttggttttattgggccccgggcaaaatttgggccttatagtcaccatatcgcccaaagatgagtggggcagtggaagcggccaataaaaacattaagaaaattGTGGGGAAGATGACCGAAACCTACTgagactggcatgagaagttgCCATTTGCCCTCTTTGCTTATCGAACGTCAGTTAGAACCTCAACTAGGGCAACCCCTTTCTCTTTGGTCTACGGAATGGAAGCGGTGTTGCCAATCGAAGTCGAGATCTCGTCTCTTCGAGTGTTGTCAGATTTAAAGTTAGAAGAAGCTGAATGGATCcagtctcgatatgatcaattgaacctaattgaggaaaagaggttaagagctatccgtcatggtcagatgtaccaaaaacgaatgatgcgggcttatgacaaaaaggttcgccctagagaattccatgagggagacctggttttgaaaaagatccttcccatacaaaaggactttcgagggaaatggatgcctaattgggaagggccttacgtagtgaagaaagctttctctggaggagcattgattctagccgagatggacggtagaaacttgcccaatcctgtaAACTCGGATTTGGTCAAGAAGTATTTCACCTGAAGAAAGGGCGGCCAgagtgaaaacctgcaaagggcgctCTGAATTcgcaaaaaaaaaagaggcaaaggtgaaaacccacaaaaggCACTTTGGAACCAAAAGGGCatttgagtcgaaaacccgaaaacgggcagctcaaattttgaatatgggGCATATGACAGTCTTTTCCTCCCGAAATTAGCAAGACCGAAGAATGTTACACCTTGGAGCATCAACAAAAGACGCGGGATCTCCTGAACACACATTTGGTTCGAATGAGCCTTTGAGAAACTAGAATAGTGAAGCTTGtgctgcgatatctagggcacctttTCCTCATTTTATTTTGAGCCTTACCAGATTTGTTGTCCTGTTTAATGTATTCACTTCAAGTTTtgctcaataaaattccatcttgtctATTATGATAATCTTTTTCGAGCATTTTTTTGAAATCACGATTTTTGGACCTATAACATTCACATAAAAAGGTTacgcatattactctggaaagttTCTAAACAGTAAAAGGACCTGAAGCAGAGCCACTAGGCAGAATTAACCAGACTCAAAAGCGGGAAACATTGGAGAAAGAATAGTCCAAGTTGTGACTATTTCTTTGAATCTTCTATCAAAGATAACGACTAAGCAAGAAGACATGATAGTGCATCGATGAGAACCCGGATGAACTATTAGCAACGATACCttaaacatttaaaaagaaacaaCTCTCATGATATTTATACATTCGTAATCATtcatttagttaggagcatttggcTCATTCGAGTCatggcatcctaatcattaggcatgaactcatatgCATTATATAGGTTAAgtccttcaagggacaatgaagatCGATGTGCCTTTATCCCCTAAATAGTAGGGTAACATGCTAAAGCATAGTAGATCTGACCTTCCTTGAAacagataacagatttggcgtctctgtagcggcggagaatagatcgaagatgatttggcatctctatagcggcggagagtagatcgaagatgatttggcatctctgtagcggcggagagtagatcgaagatgatttggcatctctgtagcggcggagagcagatcaaagataacagatttggcatctctgtagcggcggagagcagatcgaagataacagatttggtgtCTTTGTAGCGGCggagaacagatcgaagataacagatttgacatctctgtagcggcggagagtagatcgaaggtaacaagatttggcgtctctgtagcggcggtgagcagatcaaagatgattTGGCATCGCTGTAGCagtggagagcagatcgaagataacagatttggcgtctctgtagcggcagagagcagatcaagGATAACAAATTTGGCGTCtatgtagcggcggagagcagatcgaagataacagatttagcatctctgtagcggcggagagcagatcgaagataacagatttggcgtctctgtagcggcggagagcagatcgaagataacatatttggcatctctgtagcggcgagagcagattaaagataacagatttggcatctctgtagcggcggagagcagatcgaaagtaacaagatttggcgtctctgtagcggcggagagcagatcgaagataacagatttggcatctctgtagcggcagagagcagatcgaagataacagatttggcatctctgtagcggcggagagcagatcgaaagtaacaagatttggcgtctctgtagcggcggagagcagatcgaagataacagatttggcgtctctgtagcggcggagaacagatcgaagataacagatttggcatctctgtagcggcggagagcaaatcgaagataacagatttggcatctccgtagcagcggagagcagatcgaagataatagatttggcatctctatagcggcagagagcagatcgaaaataACAGATCGGTGTTCCTGAGTTTTCAAGaagcaagttgaagatagcaaattGGACACTCCTGAAGACATCAGAATACCTTTAGGGAAGATGATGAGCAAGATTTTGAGGTTTAGccagaccgggcaaatttggtcctttttataatctttgctccattctcgttacacgacaatgagtaaagaggggcagctgtaaggcccaaattttgcccggggcccaataaaaccaaacccaaattaAACCTAGCCCATTACCCAGTTACAAGCCCaaacccaattttggcccaacctAATCCCATTACACTAGCCCAAcccaaacacaaaaataaataaataaataaataaataaataaaaaccttggccacctactccaccacccttgttggccacccaccttggccacctactccaccacccTTGTTGGCCACCCACCTTGGCCACATAAACCACCCCAACCACTCCACTTGtttacaaaaaatttatttgtaaaatttggctataaaagccattcaagacttTGTTTTTTAGgggttgttttttgttttttggaagagaggtgttttttttgttttttggaggAGGTTTGTTTTTTGGAGGAGGGTAGTTTTTTGTTTTTGGAATAGGGGTTGTTTTTTGTTttggaaaggctagtttttggagattaatcaaagatcaaagcaaaagatgtttcttttgtctattctcatcttaagttctttgtttgtttattgttttcctttcaattttattttgttttttttatatacgaAAGTAAAGATAAAAGTAAGAAGcttacccatattttcattaccgaaaaaggttttttttttttaggttcggccgccgtgtacggtggcgccgatggcggcccgtgggggtccatgaccgaagcaaagccggaccaacggccggatttagaaaagagggagaaagagagtggagagctttgttttattttattattttattatttttactattatttatattattattattatttctcatgtatatattattatttatattattatattatatatgccctccccatatttatttatattattactatcattattgttacttctattattttttatttctgactactatttttatatatatatgtattattgtttgtattattattattattactatcacccctattgttattactttacttttgtattctaatatattattaatattattcatattattcattatttttgctattactattattattatatattaatgtatatttttatgtatatatatatttatatatagtattgttttttttattactttaatttaatatttttattatatttgctttttgtatttctatattattattattattattattatttttatttttatcattgtttgtgttatttatttatttacgtatATATCATTtacttaagtttttattttacttttcattATATTTGATCTGTGATTATTTCGCGTGTTAGCTAATTTTTGTTATTCTcgtctcttattttattttatattaatgcaTCTATTATGCTCATGTATATTATcccgttttttattttattttatttcgatttaCAAATATCACTTTATGATTTCTAATTCTCTAAATCTAATTCAAGTTAAATGAGTATATTCCAAGCCGGTTTATAATTATTcgtttaaaaattctttaaaacggaAACGATGTTCGATGTTTagcaattcggggaatcgtgccctatcgtgttaGGTTGTAATTTCTTGTTTGCCCAAAATAATCGGATGTCTCTTTAGAATTTCGTTCATGTTTTCTAAAAACCTTTTAAAACGAAGGAAATGTTCGACGTTcggcaattcggggaatcgtgccctatcgtgctgggttgcaatttctcgtttgtgcaaaataatcgaatatccctttGGAATTTCATTCACGTTTTCCAAAGCGAGACAATGTTCAACGTTTAGAAATTCGAAGAACCGTGCCCTACCGTTGGGTTTCGATTCTCTCGTTGGattaaataattgggcatccttttgcgGTTTTCAACATATAAATTTTTGAAGTCAAAATTCATCATGTTTTCGAGGGCTTAAAGGatcatgtcctatcgtgctggatgtgatgttatATTCCTCTTAggcaagagaattttgatgactaATTTGAGTTACTCAAATGTTATCAAAAAGgaatcacatttcaaaaacattttttaaagctTAGACATAaagacagtatttaatcgatttggtaccaattttgggcgtagtgagggtgctaatccttcctcatgcgtaaccgactcccgagcccgttttctaaaatttttgtagaccaaaattgttattttagtaaatcataaatgttttattaaaataaccaaatttttaggccaaaacaaaagatcggtggcgactccatgcatttgtttttcaaaagtcgattacccctttttttttaaattttaaaatttttaaatcgagGAATGGTTTCGACAGAGAAAATTGTAAACGAATAAAGCTTTACTTTCTCGTGATAAAAGTTTTTAATTGTGAAAAGCTTTATCTAGCAGCAACTTTAATTCTGTTCTTTGTATTTTCAGTGGATTTCGACCATAGTGGGAGTTACCTTGCAATTGCTGGCTCGGATGTAAGGTAGGTGCTCTTAGGGTCTTCAAATCTTAGTATATAGTTTATTGGAACCAAAACTTAAATTCGGTGTAGAGACTGTTGCACTTGACATTTAAATAGAATGCTTATTTTCCTGGCTAGAGATTGTCTGACTATGTTGTTAGATAGTCAATagacatttaaaatttcatttcttgtGATATTTGGTGGATACCGATTTAATTTTGTGCTTCCAGAGTGTACCAAGTTGGCAGCGTCAAAGCAGAATGGAATTGCATCAAAACTTTACCTGATTTATCTGGCACTGGTTTGTCTTCTGTTCCCTCATTCTATCaatgaatttaaaaaagaaaagaaaaaaaaaactcttaccAGCCGGCTGCAATGGTTGAAACAGGAACCTGTAGTTTGTGTGGCACGACAAAAAACCAATTCCACCGGAAAAATAAGGGTCTTATGtgtaatttctcaaaattttatttttaactaacAAGACCTCAACTTGTTTTATATGAAAGATCATACCATTAACATTAATAAACAGGTCGACCCCGGCCTGGTTTTTTTAACATTGCAATCTATTATTGTTACTGATAGCCAGTagaagttgaagtgcattatTCTCCTGTATTTGCAGGTCGAGCAACTTGTGTCAAATTCGGTTCAGACGCAAAGTACTTGGCAGTAGGATCAATGGATCGTAACCTCCGCATATTTGGCCTTCCCGAAGGTGATGCTTCAATGGAATCATAAAAAGGCTCCTTCTGTTCAACTTATTTGGCAAGTTGGCTGTTAAAACACTCTTTAAGATTGCTAATTGCGACTGTCGTGTTTTGTGGTCGGCATAATTGGAGATTTCGAGGTATGTTCAAATATTTAGTTTCTTCTGTTCCCAAAACACATTTGAGGCTTAGGGCATTGATGTTTACCAGTTTTGGCCATTTACTCCAGCAATGTATGTGCTTTGTATCATCTGAAAGATGTTCAAGAAATGAAAAGCCAACCAATTTACCTGTCACTTTTATCGTAGGGAAACATAGAGACAAATTTTCAATTGGAAATTCCCCTTACTACCCTAAAcattattgaatatttatttttagaacCCCCCCCCTTTTTTAGTTTCATTGTGTAGCCTTGATTGGTGTTTATTTATGGATGGTATATGTAGTTCTATGAAACCATTATCTATAATACACTTGGAAATTTGTGTATTCATAAACTCGtgttatatttttgtatattcgtCTTGTTGGATATCAATTCGAATGAGAAGAGTTGGAtcttttttgcaatttttattattattatttgaatttagtCTAGCATAAAGGTGTTCATGGGCCAGGTTTAATTATATTCAAGTTGAGTTTATGCATAGtattaatatatgatatataaatTGCATTAGCTTGGTGAGTCAAGCTTGAAATGTAGACTTTAAATTTCACCCCTTCCATATTTATAAATGGCAAAATGATTtcctaatattattttttagggtaaactataaaaatagtcacttatctatggtttaaattacattttggtaATTGAACTTTAATTTGTTATGAAATGGTCACCAACATTATTGAATTGTTAACATTTTAGTCAATGAACCATTAACTGAAGTTAATGGTATAACAACAATCTGATGTggcttattattttatcatatcaaactaaattttaagttaaattgtactagtccttatacttttatttttttgaacaatttaatttttttatttctttatttttcttctcttcttttcttttatttctctcttTATCTTATTTTTCACTACAAAAACATAATCTTTTGCTCACCAAATAAATGAAATCCTTGTTCTTATTCACATATTCCTAAATTGAATTTCATTCAAAACGAATACcaatcattcttaatcaaattttgatttaaatataatttaattttgaaactaaaattggatctaattaatcaataaaaaaatcatattttaatcaaatctacatataaattaaattttttatattcaaatcaTAAAATACTTTTATAGATATTTTCAAGCAAACTTAATTGGAAGCCGAGCAATTTAGTACAACTTTCTTGTTTCAACTCAAAAAGTGAGGTGAGGTGTTCTATCTGGTTCGGAACAGAAGTTAATCTATTGCACCAACTAATTGGCAACATTCGAAGAGCGCTTAGACATTGGATTTCTCCCGGTAAGGAATCCAACATCGGACAGTCAACGAGACACAATTCCTCGAGATGTGTCGAATGATCCCATCAGATAAAGACGTAAATCGCTCGCTGGATACGACCTTTAGAACGCGGAGTGATGTTATGCCACGGACTCCATTACCGGGAAACGAAAAAAAGACTGTTGCAGCCACTCAAAATCAAACTCCCTAAAGCATTTTTGTAATGCTTCTGGAATGTCTTCAAGCTTCTTGCAACCATTGAAGTTCAAGTGTTTAACCATCGAAAGATTATCCAGCTTGTTCAACAAAGACTTGAGTTCGGGTAAGGATGCTATTGTCAACTCCTCAAGGTGAGTCTGATTTTGCAACAAACCAATGAGAAAATTTGTCACGCTAGATAGGTCATGGATCTCGATTGAACCGATATCGCGACGACTTAGAAACGAGGCATTCTTCCTTGTCCAAATTCGAAGGTTTGCAATTCAATCAACTCAGGGCATTTCTTGAACGTCAAGATTCGCAGACGAGGAAAATTTACCCTTTTGTTGACTGTTTTCGATGTCTCCAAAACAGGCATCGAGTCAATATCGAGTCCCTCCAATGATGAGAACGGATTAACCCCATTTCCATAGAATTCACTGCTAATGCACTCCACAACATCCATTTCCCTTATTTTAAGAAACCTGAGCAATGGTAGTTCACCTAGAGGTGGAAGATGCGAACATCTTTTACACCGGTCAAGCTCAACCAAGACCAGATTCCGTAAATCAGTCAACCATCCAGGAAGCTTTAAACCTTGATAACACTACAGGTTATCTGTACACTACAGGTTAGAATGAGGTTGGAGACTACCAAgaatgagtgaccaaaatgacgtGAGAGTCCTTTCCAACCGGGGAGGAGGCATTGATTGAGTATGAATATTCCGATCTCATTACAGAAACGGCACACGCCACGGTACCATCGTAATATTCCGTAACATCTTGAAACAAGGATCTCCAACTTAGCTCGAGGAAAATCCCTTCGTCCTCTAACAGGAACAAATTCATTTGCTATCCATTTCACAACCGTTCGGGAATACCGAGCAATATGCAAAACACTACCTTAAACATGATGATAGATTGTCAACGCAGGTAAGATGCCGCTCTCATCATCCGAAAACTCCCATATCTCACTTTCTTTCACAGATAACCAATCACTTTCCCTATGTTTTAACTGCAACATACTACCAAGAGTTTTAACAGCCAAAGGTACCCCTCCACATTTCTGAACAATTTGCTTTCCATCAACAAATAGTCTAAACGGTATATAGGAAGAGTAGCCATGATAAGAGCAACTTTCTCCATCCGAGTTGTAACAATGACCAGATTACCTTTTGCTCCAACCTTCAATGGCTTCCTAAAACTATCCCATTTTTTTCGTACTTTTCATTCCAAACATCATCTAACACGAGAAGAAACCGCTTCCCCTTCAAAAGTTCCATTGCGAAAGATCAAGCTCCTTGAAATCAAAAGGGGTGCCATCAATGGATTCAATGATTGCTTTCATCAATTTTCTAACTTCAATACCAGTAGATAAACATATCCAAACCCTCAAATTGGATCATCTTTCTAATGTTGTTCCCACCCTAATTTTTCTCTCCAATTTTCATAGATGTGTTTagtaagaaagatggaaaaattgaaagtctttccatccatttttggataaagttgaaaaatgaaaggaaaaaatgaaacatttaaaaaattacaaggactaatagaagaatttaaccttttcatgttttattttctGGATTTTTTTAACCGGATAATAATTCTTACAATTGCAAGAGAAAGtggaagaataaaaaataaaaaaaaatgttattccACTTGTCAGAAACTGAACAAAGGAGGCGTTACCATAACAGCCGCCATTAAAGGTTCTTCTTACAAGCCTTCCACTTTCCTTAACTTACGCTaactataaacataaaaaaagagcatcttttttttttccccttttctttttctagatTTTCCACCTGCTAAAAATGGATTAAAAATTTAGAAGTAACTGATCACAAATTATCCACTTTCAAGAACAAAATTCAGGTAAAtctttaaaaccaaaataaataaataattaattaaaaagacaTGGATCCTTTGTTCAATCATTGCAAATGTAAATTCTCTTTTTGTTCAATCATTTTCAATGTAAATTCTCTTTCTCTTGCTGGTTGAGGAAAACACCATGGAAGATACCCAACATTTTTCTCCTCATTCATGGTACTTTACTCATTATATCTGGTTTTCTTTATGATTTACTTTTAATTTGCAGCTTTGGGTTCTTGTTTGTTTATTGATCTTCAAATGCATTTGTATGAACGAATTGAATTTAGTTTTCGTTTTTGATTTTATTCCCCAGTGAACAATCCATTGATAACAAAAGCTCTAATAAAACTGTCAATGAAAAGTTCAAAAAGCCTTTCCTAAACATAGGAAGACGGCATCGAGCTGGTTTCTTCGACAAGATCTCGTCTCTCGGTACGCGTTTCTGTGTTCTTTAATGTCGATTTTTAGCTATATTTTTCTAATGTTGGAAATGTGTGTCGTGTTAGATTTTAAGGCATCGTTAGGTGCCGACAAAGAGAGGGCGGTAGAGGAGCCGCCTCCGACGGATGGAACTCTTGAGGATTGTTCAACAAGTGAAGAAGAATCTATAGATTCGAGTATGGCGTCGGTAGAAATAGAATCTGCTGAATCCGAACCGGTTCCTGATGCCAGCACTTCGTCGGCGGACTTCGAAAACCAACGTCATTCGAGCACGAGCATTCACTGGCGTGATTTCTTTCGGACGCGGAAAAAGAGACAAGGAGTTTCTTCTCAAGGCTTGCCTATAAAACCGAAGCTCACtcgaagaaagaagaaaagaatcaAAGGTGACGTTGTTCCACAAATTTCTTCGTCTCTTGATGCCGAACTGTCCTGTTTTAAATCTTCCTGGAAGAACTTCTCGTTATCGGAGCTTCGGGAAGCGACCGATAACTTCAGTCGCGGTTAGTAAATTTCAGTTCATTggttttatgtttttgtattgcCTCTGAGGCTGACGaacatttattcacactttttttttgtgaagaAAATTTGATAGGAGAAGGAGGGTATGCAGAAGTTTACAAAGGGAGATTGAAAGACGGTAAGCTCGTTGCCATCAAGCGACTAACCAGAGGTTCACCCGAAGAGATGACAGTGGATTTCTTGTCTGAGCTCGGGATTATAGTTCATGTCGATCATCCAAATATTGCTCAATTGATTGGGTACGGAGTTGATGGAGGGATGCACCTTGTTCTTCAATTGTCTCCTCATGGAAGCTTGGCATCATTACTTTACGGTTCGTTATTCTGAAACCTCGAGTTTCGGGTTTCTTCACATGTTCTAGCATttctgttgttccaatagggtcggaagcgtgtaaattattgtactaaaaaatcacacaaagttcaattcccagggaagagaggtggatcacatggatctcttaaataccaagtctttccttagacagaatatcccttctatagtaatttaatagcacaattaaatactactattataccctcaaatattgaaagaaaaataggacaagaaagaacacaagagttttaacgaggttcggtaaattatacctacgtcctcgggcactaacaccagatgataactttactatctccaaagtattacaaacaaatagaattccttaagaattctcaaatgggagaagagagaaaactaagagagaaagattggttgggatggttgaaatgagaaatggttaggcctatttatagttgaagttcagggactaacttgcaaatggcctaaaaaattaggaaccaaaattgcaattatccctttcaactttaaacaacttgccaactattttttttctttcggtgccaattgcacctcccaccatttttgacttttcaacccctttttaatttaacttattaacaatctccaccttgaagatttgattaggataatcacatcttcacacacttccttcaactccccaaattcgataaagctatcttttgtagtgcctccaaatgcgctctcgagcgccatacacctaaaggtgctcaaattctcagatgttaatcaagttcaaacaatgattaaacttgattgttgttaccaccttggtcatcatatctgcgggattatctgttgtcggaatcttctcaagtagaatttttcctttttcaaagacttcccgcacaaagtgatatcttacgtcgatatgcttggttcttgaatgatagacttgatttttcgctaaa
This window encodes:
- the LOC121232278 gene encoding receptor-like cytosolic serine/threonine-protein kinase RBK2; translated protein: MEDTQHFSPHSCEQSIDNKSSNKTVNEKFKKPFLNIGRRHRAGFFDKISSLDFKASLGADKERAVEEPPPTDGTLEDCSTSEEESIDSSMASVEIESAESEPVPDASTSSADFENQRHSSTSIHWRDFFRTRKKRQGVSSQGLPIKPKLTRRKKKRIKGDVVPQISSSLDAELSCFKSSWKNFSLSELREATDNFSRENLIGEGGYAEVYKGRLKDGKLVAIKRLTRGSPEEMTVDFLSELGIIVHVDHPNIAQLIGYGVDGGMHLVLQLSPHGSLASLLYGSKEKLNWCIRFKIALGAAEGLCYLHEGCQRQIIHKDIKPANILLSEDFDAQISDFGLSKWLPNQWTHHIVSKVEGTFGYLPPEFFLHGIVNEKTDVFAFGVVLLELVTGWQALDSSQKSLVMWANPLIRENKIEQLVDPSLGDDYDSDQLNRVLVLASICICPSEADRPRMSQVVDILKGNNSCQETLKQLEEGDTCEDLLEEDP